Below is a window of Pseudobdellovibrionaceae bacterium DNA.
ACTCGCCCTAATTGGCAGTAACGAATCCAGGCCACCTGCTGAAGAAAGCAGCCTGAGAGTGATAACGCACAAGCGAAAGGTAGCTGCTACCTTCCGGAAAGTAGCAGGTACCTTCTGGAAGGTAGCGCGTACCCTCAGTTCCCCAGATTGAAGAGGACCAGCTTGTACCAGGGTTCGTAGGTTTGGTTGATGCGTAAGGATTGGGTATCGAGCACCGGTTTTTTGCCGCTCATTTTGGTTGAGAAGTCGATTTTGACGCGGAAGGAGTTCACCAGCGACAGTTTTGATGAGCCCGTCGGGCAGACGTGGGTGAGGTTTCCGGTGATGCGGTACTCGCCGGCGCCGTCGTTTTGCGCACCCTTTTCCCAGTGGACGTTGTGGTAGACCACGCCGAGCGGCGGCTTTTTGCCGAACTGAAGATCGGGGAAAGGCAGAATCGGGATCGGCAGCGTGAAGACCGGGCAATGCACCGAGGCGCGGAAGGTTTTCGACAGGTCCCACATCTCGTCGCCGACGGTCAGCAGGATTTGCGGGAAGCTTTCGACCTCGTCGCCCGAGACGATGTTCGCTTCGACATCTTGGCTCCAGGGCAAGACCGGCGTCGATTGGATGCGCGCCTGCAGAACGTTGCCGACCTTTACGCCCAGCAGATCCAGCTCTAAGTGCGAAGCTTTCGAGACGTGATGCCCCAGCTCGTGAATCAAGATCGCCGTCGCTTGCGACAAGCTGATGGGCTCAAGCTTATTCATTTTGTTGAACGTATAGAGCATGTCGATGTTCACGTAGATCGGGTGACCGACCGTGGAGCCCGTACGTGCGACTTTGGGTTCACCGTCGATGATGAAAGTTCCCGGCGCGCGTTTTTCTGAGGCGAAAACGATCAAGTCGACGTTTTGTTTCGCTTTCGGCAGCGTCCGCAAAATCTCGCTCAGGATGCCGCGTTCTTTTTCGGAGAGATTGCAACGAACGCCGTCCAGGCAAAGTTTCGAATAGAAATCCAAGTTGGCCAGCGCTTGCAGGATATTCTTTTCGGCGAGGCCCCCGCCGTTACCGACGTCATCCCCCCCGAACCGCCACGCCTGTGCGGTGGACATCATCGCGAACAAAACACAGACTCCCAGAAAGATCTTTTTCATCTTCAGTTCCCCTTCGGTGTTTGGCCCTTCGGGCGGCTATTCGTTCGACTCTCGGTGATTGGAAACAGCTGCATGGCGAGAACAAACACGTCTTGCGGGTCTTCGCAATCGCCGATGAGTTTTGAAATACGGTGGCGCGTCCGCTGTAGAATTTTTTTCGCTTCCGACAGCTTGGCGGGATCGGCCGGCATCGTGATCGCGGTGATATCCCGCGCTTCGACCGGTAAATTCAGCAGAGCGTGCTCGGCCCGCCGAAGAAGTCCGGCGTGGAATCGACGGATGGCCGCCGAGGGCACATCGGTCGAGGTGACAAAGGGACGCGCGGTCCGCTCCATCCGTCCCTCGACATCTTTGATTAATCCGAACTTCATTAAACGGTCAAAAGACTCACGCGCCTCGCCCAAATTCAAACCCAGACGCTCCGCGATCCACTGGGGATCGGCGACGTTCGCTTTCAAACGAGCGAGGTTCAAAATGGCGACGGAAACCCAATCCGAGATCAGCTGAAACTCGTCCTCGCTGAGGACGGCATGGGATTTTGTGACATCCAAAGAGGACGGCGCGCGCGTCGCTTTCCCGCCAAAGCTCGCGGCATCCAAAGGCGAAAGCCCCAGCCGGGTCACGATGGAGTTGCGGTTCTTGGGCGAAAGTTCACGTTTACGATTCAGATATTGGGAAAGGGCCGCCGGGCTGACCCCCACGTCCCGCGCAAAGGCCCGCAAACTGTACGACGGATTTCGCGTACGGCGCTCGGTCATCTCTTGAATCAGTAAAAAGCGGCCATCCTTCATATATGGAGGCTCGGTCTAATCGCCATGAAGCAAAGGCGTCAACTCGAAACAATGTGTTTCGAGTTTTAAGGTTCGAAACACCTTGTTTCGAGAGGGGCTTGGCAAAACCTGCACGGCTGGCCTATTTCCAGCCCCGGGAATTGAAACAACAAACGGACTTCGGTCCCAAAAAACAGGAGATTCTAGATGAAAAAGTTTATCGTCGCGGCCGCTCTCTCGCTGATCGGTTTTGCAGCTCAAGCTGGTGAAGCACGTCCCGCATGGGTTTGCGCTTTGGGCTTCGAAGGTCAAGCACGTGGCGTGCAGATCCTCGTCGGTTCGTTCAAATCGGTCGCTTACGGCGAAATCCGTTGCACCGACCTGATCGGTGGCGAATACGTTCAGCCCGTGAAAGTGACGATCGGCGCTGAGCCCGTCGCCCTCAACCTGGCGATTGGTACTTTCGACTTCGTCGGTGGCGCAGCGGAAATCAGCCTGTTCAACAACCAACCTTCGGACCTCCTGGGCAACTATCTGGTCGTCCAAGGTCGCGCGGCCTTCGCACTGGGTGCGGGCGCGTTCACCGCGGTTCGCGTCAACATCCCCAACATCGCTCTGAACATCTCGGTCGAAGTGATGCGCGGTCTGGGTGCTCAAGTCGGCATCAACAAAATGCGTATCGAAGCGATCAACTAAGTTAAGTCGCTTTCGAACAGCTTAGACTCTTAAAAGGGAAGGCCGACGGCCTTCCCTTTTCTATTTCAATGTCCTTGAATGCCCCACGGCTTCCGTTATCCTTAAAAGGAACTTAGACTCCCCGTTTCTGACTAAGGGCTCTCATCATGAATATCTCGAAGGGTCAGTTTTCTGCATCGCTTACCGTGGTCGCCATCTCGGCTTTCGCGGCGGGCCTGATCGGCGCCAACATTCTTGAAGGCATCGAAGAGGCCCAACAGCAAACCGAGATTCATCTGGGCCAAACGGATTTGATCAATCCGCTACTGGCGTGCCGACCGCCGGAAGACGTTCCCTTCTATCCGCAGGATCGAATCGAAACCCATATCCGCAAGCTGATCGAAGAACTCAAGACGCGCCACCAACTTCAAGAGATGTCCCTGGTGTTCCGCGACCTCAACAATGGTCCGAGCTTCAGCATCAACCCCCATGCGAAGTATTCGGGCGCGAGCCTTCTGAAAGTCCCGATCATGATCGGCTATCTGCGCAAAGCCGAGGAAAGTCCCGATATCCTTCTAGAGAAAATCGTCTACGATCCCGCCAAACACGATGCCACGAACCACGTGCAGCTGGTGCAGCCGCCCGCCCCGCTACTTCCGGGCGAGGACTACACGACCGACGAGCTGATGGCCCGGATGATCACCCAGTCGGACAACTCGGCGACGATCATGCTCGGGACCCAACATCCCGAAGCCGACGTCATCCCGACGCTGCAAGCGATGGGTGTCACTTTGAGCTTCGTCGGCGATGACGCCTATATCTCCGTGCGTGACTACGCGAGTATTTTTCGAATCTTGTTCAACGCCACGTTCCTGACCCGGAAGTGGTCGAATGCCTCGCTCCATCTGTTGAGCCAGTCTTTGTTCAAGGACGGATTGGCCGCCGGCGTGCCCCCCGACATCAAGGTCGCTCACAAATTCGGTGAGCGCAGCGTGGACACCGACGTTCAGCAGTTCCACGACTGCGGAATCATTTATAAACCCAAACAACCCTACTTGCTTTGCGTGATGTCGCGCGGGTCGAACCTACAAAATCTGATTAAGTCGGTCGCCGAAGTTTCGGCGGCCGTTTATCAAGAGGTCTCGGCTCCGGCGGAACGCAATTAGCGACAGGTCACGCCCAGCGTATCGCTCGTGTAACTGGGATCCAGGCCCTTACGGATGATGATCCCGTTCAGGAATTCACCGAACTCATAGGGGCTTCCGGGAACGCCATCACCGCAATGGAAGCTGAAGGAGCCACGCGTAGCGCCACTTCCCCAGTAGTCCGTTGAGGTCGGCTTAACGGTGACCAACACTCCGCTCGTCAGATGTTTACAGACGTAACGAATGCGACCGGTCCGATCCTGGCTGGGGCTTCCGAAGGTTCCCAGGTCCCCTTCCACTTGGTAAAGCGCGTGGTCCGCGGGACACGCCGCGGGACCGATATTCGTGAACGGTCCACCGCCCATCCCACCGTAGTGGGGTCCTTGGCGAACCGGGCCGACGATCTGACCATCTTCGAATTTCGCGCACAGGACTCCCAAGCGGTCGATGATCGCGCCCGAACGTCCCCATAATCCCACGCCGACCTCGTCGTCCGCGCAGCTCAGCACCACCGCATCCGGATTGGCCACGCAGGCACTGCCGTTACTGAGATAACCGTCATCGCACGTCCACGGACAGTTCAGCGTTTTCGCCGTCGGACTGGTGTAGCGCGCATTCGTCGCGGGCTTATTCGAGCAGGCCGTGCGGCCGTTGTCGTTCGCCGGTGACCACCAACCCGCGCCCACCGGGACGCAGGCGTTCACACCGTTCGAATACATTCCCGCGGCGCAAACTCCGTAAGTGATCGCGACCGAGTAGGTGCGCGTCTGTCCCCCGAACGTCATGCGAACTTCGAGCGTATTATTCGAAGGGAGAGGCGTCGCCGGGGTTAAAGCCGCGCTGGCCACACCCGACGACACTTCCGAGAATCCACTGCCGTTGAAGTTGATTTCGATCTTCGTTTCCGGATCGGCCGCGGTCGGCGTTACCGTGAAATTGGGGGGAACATCGCTCATCAGTACACTGTAGTTCAAGGTCGCCGTCGCGAAGCCCGGAGTCAGCTCTCCCGAAGAGAGCGCCAGTCCCGTCAAGTTGAGGGGATCGGGTTTACGTTTCGCGACGATATTGTAAGTCTTCACCGTTCCGTCGGCCGCGGTCACCTCCACCACGACGGGGTTATCCCCCAACGTCAGCGCGAGAGTCTTAGCCTCGCCGGCGAGGACGCTCTGTCCATTGATCTTGAAGGTGCTATCCGGGGTTTCCGACAGCAACGAAAAGTCCATGCTGGTCGAGGCGAACGGCAACACCACGGTGTAGTCGCTCACGGAGGTATCGAAATCCGGAGTCAACGCACCGATCGACAACTGCAGTCCACTCAGTGGACGAGGCGCTTTCTGCGACGAGTGCATCGAATAGCCACCGTCCACGCAGCCGGACAAAGCAAAAACCAATACGGGCCACAAAATCAGATTTTTCAACATCATGACTCTACTCCTGTTGCCCTTGGGGGGTGACGATATGAATTTCGACGCGACGGTTTTTGGCACGTCCCGCTTTCGTGGCGTTATCGCGGATCGGTTTCTGCGACCCTAAGCCCACGGCCTGGATACGTTCGGCGGCCAGCCCCTGGCCGATCAAAAATTCCCGCACCGCCGTCGCGCGCTCTTCCGACAGACGCTGGTTTTCCCGGGCGCGGCCCGAGGTGTCGGTGTGACCTTCCACGCGAATGTGCGTGTCGCTTCCGGTTTTTGTGAGGGCTTCGGCCACCGACGTGAAAACCGCACGGGCCGAGTCCGTCATCTTTGCGCTCCCCGGAGGGAACGATCCATCGCCTTCGATTTTCAGCTTCAAACTATCCGCGGTTCTTTCGACGTCACCGACTTGGGCGAGGGATTTTTCAAGATCCGGCGCAGAGGGCGTGACCTCGGCGACCGGGGTCGGGCTCGGTGCTTCCACGACGGCCGGGGCACTGCCCGCCATCGCCGGTGCGCCGAAGTGATACGTGAGCGCGACCGCCGCGAAAGTTTGCGTCGTGCGCCAGTCGTGGTTTTGCCCGGCCAAACGGAAAGTTTGGAAACTCACCCATTGTAAATCCGCATCCACACTGAGCGGCAGTTCTTCGCTCCAGAAGTAACCCGCCTTCAGACGCAGACCCAAGGGCTTCTGCAGTTCATCCCGATCACCGGTACTGGTGGGCTCGGCGAAATCATAAAGACCGAAAAGATCCAAGGCGGCCATCGTGTAGAAGTTCTTGTTCACGCGGTAAGAGGCACCCAGCCCCAGCAGATAGCCGCTTCCGCGAAGATTGGTCTGGTTGACCTCGGACAGCGGAGTCATCTGGTATTGGTAACGTAAATCCCCGTGCAGACCGAAGACCCACGCCTCGTGGCGGTAGCCCACCAAAGCGTCGACGGAGGCCGCGTTCATCGTACGCGCGGCCAATCCGGCGTCGGCGCTTTCCGTGCGTCCGAGACCTAAACCGGCGCTAACGCTACCGGCGAACCGGTTCTGCGCGAGCGCGAAAGAGGTCGAGAGTAAAACCGCCAGTGCGACAGGGGAGCGAAGAGTGACTTTGGTAAAGTACGTCATGTCTTCCTTATCGGAAGGCCGTACCAAAGCCCCATGGGAATCACGATGAGGATTCCTTCTCGAATCGCCAAATAGCCGTTCAATTTGGGAATTTTGAAGAGCCGATCAGCTCTTCTTGATGGCGTCCGGGGACATGATCGTCGCGTCGCCCTTCACGCAGACGTCACCCGCTTGGTTCTTCACGATCGTTTCCACGAAAGCGAGACCGCGTTCCGCGCGAAAGTTGGTGAGTGTCAGTTCGAGAGTGATCTCGTCACCGATGAAGATCGGCTGCATGAACTTCAGGGTCTGCCCCAGATAAATTCCGCCGTGACCGATCTTCATCGCCAGAACCCGCGAAATGAACGCGGCCGACAGCATGCCGTGGGCGATGCGACGACCGAACCGGCTTTTTTTGGCGTACTCTTCATCCATATGGATCGGATTGTAATCGCCCGAGACCTCCGCGAATTTGCGGATCATCTCGTCGGTGATCGTGATCTTTTCCGTGATGACCGTACCTACAGCCGGCGTCATTTTCGACAGTTCTCCTTACAGAATATTCGCCGCGAGTTCCGCCAGTGCCGAACGTTCGCCCTTCGTCAAAGTCACATGGGCCGCAATCGCGTGGCCCTTGAACTTTTCGACGGCGTAGGTCAGACCGGAGTTCGCAGAATCGACGTACGGATTATCAATTTGGTAAACGTCGCCTGTCAAAACAACTTTAGTCCCCGCACCCGCGCGCGTGATGATCGTTTTGATTTCGTGAGGCGTTAAGTTCTGCGCCTCGTCCACGATCAAATACTGCTTCGGGATGCTGCGACCGCGAATGTACGTCAGGGGCTCGATATTGAGCATCCCTTGGTTAATCAGCTCCTGCGCGCGGCCCGCGGCCTTCTTGTCCGCACCCATCAAAAATTCGACGTTATCGAAGATGGGCTGCATCCAAGGATTCAGCTTCTGCTCGATGTCACCGGGCAGATAACCGATGTCGCGGCCCATCGGAAAGATCGGACGGCTGACCAGCAGACGTTGGAAAACGCCTTCATCCAGCGTCTTGTGCAAACCCGCCGCGATCGCGAGGAGGGTCTTTCCGGTTCCGGCCTTACCGACCAAAGAAACGAACAAGATCTCGTCGTTGAGCAGACAATCCAAGGCGAACGCCTGCTCGACGTTGCGGCCGTGAATACCCCAGATGCCGTTCGATTGTTGCAGAACGGGAACCACCGCTTTTTCGGCGAAGCTGTAGCGGCCGATCGCGCTGTGATTTGGATTCGAAACGTCCTTCATGATCACGTACTGGTTTGCCAGTAGCTTCATGTCGGGAACGAAGCGTTTTTCGCGGAAGAAGGTGTCGATCTGCGCGGCGCTGAGCTCGATCTCCTGGTAACCTTCGTACAGATCCTCTTGGGAATTGCCGTCGGGCTCGTAGTCACGGGCGTCGATGCCCATGACATCGGCCTTGATACGCAGGTTGATATCCTTCGTGATCAGTTCGACTTGGCTGCGCGGGAACTGCTTCTGCAGCGACATCGCCGTCGCGAGGATGCGGTTGTCCGCTTTCTCTTGATCCAGCTCGACCGGGATTCCGCTCATCTGGAAATCCAGGCTGATGTACATGATGGTGTCGTTGTTCTCGAGCTGCACGCCTTGGGCGAGGCTGCCCTTTTCACGGAGGGTATCGACGAAGCGGCTGAACTGACGGGCGTTGCGTCCGTTTTCACCCGGATCCCGTTTGAAACGATCCACTTCCTCGATCACCGAGATCGGGATGTGCACATCCGAATTGTGAAACTTCATGATGGCCAAAGCATCGAACAGGATGACGTTGGTATCGACGACGATTTTGCGACGTTTCGTTTTACCCGTGGATTCCTTCTCACTCGTGCGCGCCAAATTTCGCTCCTTGCGGAGTCCTTCGTGGACCCCGTCCTTCCATTGGAGCGAACTGGACTGGACTTGTCTACAGGCTTTACGAGTAGATGTTCGAGACAATGCGGTCGCCCGTATCCGTACGGAGTGACGCCGAAATCGTCTGCAGGAACTGAGTGAAGTGATGTAACGCCACGTTATTCAGCGATTCGCCGATGAACGCCGTCCCGTGACGGTAAACGCTTTCGTTTTCCACGAAGCTCGAGTGCGCGACCTGCACGTTGAATTTGAAGTAGGTTTCGTGATTCAGATAAAAGCGGATTTCGAGTGTCTCGCCGCGGGTGAACTGCCCCTGGCGCTCGTCGATATCGAAGGCCAATCCGCCATCGTGGATGTCTTTCATGGTGATTTTGACGAGTCCACGGCCCGCCACGAAGACGTGCGCCGAAATGAACTCGTTCAAAACGACCCGCTTCACGCGGCGGCGGTCTTCCGCCTGGCGCTCCTGGATGCGTTGGGTGACGTCAAGGACGCGGCCCTCATCGGGTGCCGGTGCGGGGGATTCCGGAGCGTTCTCAACGCCATTGGCTTCGCTGGTTTGGCTTTGTACTTTGCTGCCCGGAAACTTCAGAATATCGCCCACTTTGCCCCCTCTAAATGCGTAATCCCGTCTCTTGTCTTTTCGGCAGAAATTGTTTCAACTTGAGCCCGCTCGGGTGGCAGAAATTGAGACAGGACCTTAGAATCAAACCTGGCGGGAATCAGAATCAAAATGCGGATCTTACAGGGAATTTTACTCAGTCTAGGGGTTCACTTGCTGCTCGTCTGGGCCAGCCAGTTCCTTCCCCCTCCCGAGGCCTTCCAGGCCCAGCGGGAACGCATTGAGTTCGAGGTCGTCGAGAGCTCCCCCGAGACTCAGCGCGAACGCGGTCAGGTCGTGCGCCAGCCCCTCGTCCCCGACGACATGCTTGTCCAAGACAACAACGACGAAAGATTTTTGTCCGAGCGTCGCCAACGCGTGCGCGAGCAGCGGCGTGCGGCCCAAAGCGGGATGACCCAGAACCGCGCCCGCCCCGGCGCCCCCACTCCGCAAGGTGACGTCGCGGAAGAGCGGCTGCGCCCGCCCAAAGAACCCGACCTGTTCCGTTTGCGCCCGCGCGATCCCGAAGAGGTCGTCGCGCAAACACCGCCCCGCACGCGCGGGCAGCGACGCGCCCCCGGGGACGGCATCGCGAATCTGCCCCCCGGCTTTTCCACCGTCGGCGAGACGCTTCCGCGCGAGCTTGAGGTCGGCAGCTTCACCTCGCTGAACACCGATCGCTATTTGTTCTACTCGTTCTTCATGCGGGTCGAAGAACTGATCCGTTACAACTGGGAATCCTACGTCAAAGACACGATCAACCGGACACCCCGGAGCGACTTCCTGAAACAAACGGGCGATCTGTGGGTCACGCACGTCGAAATTCAGCTGAAGCCGAACGGCGAATTCCACCGCGCGCTGCTTTTGAAATCCTCGAGCATCGAAGGTTTCGACTGGGCCGCCGTGGACGCCTTCAGCCGCGCGCGCCGCTTCCCCAATCCGCCCGCGGAAATGGTGGAAGACGACGGCCTCATCCATCTGAAATACTCCTTCACCGTGCACTACCGCCCCACCACGCTGGGAGAAGGTCCAGGCCGCCCCACCATTCGGTAGCCATTGGTCACGTCCAGTCGCTTCGCGCTCACCCGCACGGGAGGCCGGTGTTAGACTGAAAACGTGAAAAACCTCATCCGTCTTTTGAGTCTAGTCGTCGTGGTTTGCGCGGGCGCGCGCGCGCAGGCCGTCTATACCGAAGTGAGCCTCATGTACAATTACAAGAAGGTGACCTTCGACAGTAAAAACACCAGCGAGTCGCAGGGCGCGACGGTGTCGATGTCCTTCTACCTGTGGGACCGCATCGCCCTGGAAGGCGCTTACACGAATTCGCTGTTCGTGAAGAAGGAAAGCGAAGTCGCGACGGTCGGCTCGACGCAAACGCGGACCGTGACGCAAAAATCCGACATCTACGAAATGA
It encodes the following:
- a CDS encoding TIGR02147 family protein, yielding MKDGRFLLIQEMTERRTRNPSYSLRAFARDVGVSPAALSQYLNRKRELSPKNRNSIVTRLGLSPLDAASFGGKATRAPSSLDVTKSHAVLSEDEFQLISDWVSVAILNLARLKANVADPQWIAERLGLNLGEARESFDRLMKFGLIKDVEGRMERTARPFVTSTDVPSAAIRRFHAGLLRRAEHALLNLPVEARDITAITMPADPAKLSEAKKILQRTRHRISKLIGDCEDPQDVFVLAMQLFPITESRTNSRPKGQTPKGN
- a CDS encoding serine hydrolase is translated as MNISKGQFSASLTVVAISAFAAGLIGANILEGIEEAQQQTEIHLGQTDLINPLLACRPPEDVPFYPQDRIETHIRKLIEELKTRHQLQEMSLVFRDLNNGPSFSINPHAKYSGASLLKVPIMIGYLRKAEESPDILLEKIVYDPAKHDATNHVQLVQPPAPLLPGEDYTTDELMARMITQSDNSATIMLGTQHPEADVIPTLQAMGVTLSFVGDDAYISVRDYASIFRILFNATFLTRKWSNASLHLLSQSLFKDGLAAGVPPDIKVAHKFGERSVDTDVQQFHDCGIIYKPKQPYLLCVMSRGSNLQNLIKSVAEVSAAVYQEVSAPAERN
- a CDS encoding cadherin-like beta sandwich domain-containing protein, producing the protein MMLKNLILWPVLVFALSGCVDGGYSMHSSQKAPRPLSGLQLSIGALTPDFDTSVSDYTVVLPFASTSMDFSLLSETPDSTFKINGQSVLAGEAKTLALTLGDNPVVVEVTAADGTVKTYNIVAKRKPDPLNLTGLALSSGELTPGFATATLNYSVLMSDVPPNFTVTPTAADPETKIEINFNGSGFSEVSSGVASAALTPATPLPSNNTLEVRMTFGGQTRTYSVAITYGVCAAGMYSNGVNACVPVGAGWWSPANDNGRTACSNKPATNARYTSPTAKTLNCPWTCDDGYLSNGSACVANPDAVVLSCADDEVGVGLWGRSGAIIDRLGVLCAKFEDGQIVGPVRQGPHYGGMGGGPFTNIGPAACPADHALYQVEGDLGTFGSPSQDRTGRIRYVCKHLTSGVLVTVKPTSTDYWGSGATRGSFSFHCGDGVPGSPYEFGEFLNGIIIRKGLDPSYTSDTLGVTCR
- a CDS encoding OmpA family protein, with amino-acid sequence MTYFTKVTLRSPVALAVLLSTSFALAQNRFAGSVSAGLGLGRTESADAGLAARTMNAASVDALVGYRHEAWVFGLHGDLRYQYQMTPLSEVNQTNLRGSGYLLGLGASYRVNKNFYTMAALDLFGLYDFAEPTSTGDRDELQKPLGLRLKAGYFWSEELPLSVDADLQWVSFQTFRLAGQNHDWRTTQTFAAVALTYHFGAPAMAGSAPAVVEAPSPTPVAEVTPSAPDLEKSLAQVGDVERTADSLKLKIEGDGSFPPGSAKMTDSARAVFTSVAEALTKTGSDTHIRVEGHTDTSGRARENQRLSEERATAVREFLIGQGLAAERIQAVGLGSQKPIRDNATKAGRAKNRRVEIHIVTPQGQQE
- a CDS encoding MaoC family dehydratase — translated: MTPAVGTVITEKITITDEMIRKFAEVSGDYNPIHMDEEYAKKSRFGRRIAHGMLSAAFISRVLAMKIGHGGIYLGQTLKFMQPIFIGDEITLELTLTNFRAERGLAFVETIVKNQAGDVCVKGDATIMSPDAIKKS
- a CDS encoding PhoH family protein → MARTSEKESTGKTKRRKIVVDTNVILFDALAIMKFHNSDVHIPISVIEEVDRFKRDPGENGRNARQFSRFVDTLREKGSLAQGVQLENNDTIMYISLDFQMSGIPVELDQEKADNRILATAMSLQKQFPRSQVELITKDINLRIKADVMGIDARDYEPDGNSQEDLYEGYQEIELSAAQIDTFFREKRFVPDMKLLANQYVIMKDVSNPNHSAIGRYSFAEKAVVPVLQQSNGIWGIHGRNVEQAFALDCLLNDEILFVSLVGKAGTGKTLLAIAAGLHKTLDEGVFQRLLVSRPIFPMGRDIGYLPGDIEQKLNPWMQPIFDNVEFLMGADKKAAGRAQELINQGMLNIEPLTYIRGRSIPKQYLIVDEAQNLTPHEIKTIITRAGAGTKVVLTGDVYQIDNPYVDSANSGLTYAVEKFKGHAIAAHVTLTKGERSALAELAANIL
- a CDS encoding PilZ domain-containing protein; protein product: MGDILKFPGSKVQSQTSEANGVENAPESPAPAPDEGRVLDVTQRIQERQAEDRRRVKRVVLNEFISAHVFVAGRGLVKITMKDIHDGGLAFDIDERQGQFTRGETLEIRFYLNHETYFKFNVQVAHSSFVENESVYRHGTAFIGESLNNVALHHFTQFLQTISASLRTDTGDRIVSNIYS
- a CDS encoding TonB family protein, with amino-acid sequence MLLVWASQFLPPPEAFQAQRERIEFEVVESSPETQRERGQVVRQPLVPDDMLVQDNNDERFLSERRQRVREQRRAAQSGMTQNRARPGAPTPQGDVAEERLRPPKEPDLFRLRPRDPEEVVAQTPPRTRGQRRAPGDGIANLPPGFSTVGETLPRELEVGSFTSLNTDRYLFYSFFMRVEELIRYNWESYVKDTINRTPRSDFLKQTGDLWVTHVEIQLKPNGEFHRALLLKSSSIEGFDWAAVDAFSRARRFPNPPAEMVEDDGLIHLKYSFTVHYRPTTLGEGPGRPTIR
- a CDS encoding porin family protein, with protein sequence MKNLIRLLSLVVVVCAGARAQAVYTEVSLMYNYKKVTFDSKNTSESQGATVSMSFYLWDRIALEGAYTNSLFVKKESEVATVGSTQTRTVTQKSDIYEMNLQYLIVPDRKAVFQPYVKAGVAYINKKQNIQIDGDFPFEVRPEPGMGPSVGVGAKIFVTESLSLRLSYDVVRTPIEGSQTADDATGRAGISWMF